A portion of the Anthonomus grandis grandis chromosome 19, icAntGran1.3, whole genome shotgun sequence genome contains these proteins:
- the LOC126747612 gene encoding Golgi pH regulator isoform X1 — MSYKIRKTVASSLHELAQILGPELAASHLSPLFEGFLKDVDEVRIAILNHLHEFLSLIGPDHRVVFLPKLADFLRVENLCNWRFQETFAEQLTECVPLFAPKDVVKHIGAYAQSLLLHNVAAVRRSAILLITRIVKHIIKDDMLLSNYILMMCQRFALSKKWRARQSFAMFCAEVLEQRVMEVDRFVALLLHQLLDLSWDPVANVRMIVGDCITKHLVVNGRFSRVMVAVGPQNDLFIRQPGCLLLPSKCHPPKPLVSYWYQNFRFKVLFFTGAWIFFMKRLFKDYEVRHVMVQLIFSITLTLSCTMFELIIFEILGFLDSSSRYFFWYLMLYLLLFVVIVLNPFYIGYYCVSNIRYVRADYVRRLTILTWLIFLGVFWKIGDPFPINHPNQGFFSIESLVSRIGVIGVTVMALLSGFGAVNYPYSSMKYFMRDVSESDVTSIEKRLIQTMDMIVMRKKRIAIAKKQRAHPKGDPAGGKKGIWDILASVRGDRTSENINQLKLEIDGLEEMSRQLFLEVHENRNMLERIEWSKTWKGIYFNFLGYIFSGYCLWKIFICTINIVFDRVGKKDPVTRGIEIAVHWMGWDFDVNFWSQQISFYLVGCIVVTSIRGLLLTLTKFFNRMSSSKSSNVIVLVMAQIMGMYFVSSVLLLRMNMPVQYRTIITQVLGALQFNFYHRWFDVIFLVSALGSIVTLYLAHKPPVRDNMM; from the exons ATGTCCTACAAAATCAGGAAAACCGTCGCGAGCAGCCTACACGAACTCGCCCAGATCCTCGGTCCGGAACTGGCGGCCTCCCACTTATCCCCCCTCTTCGAGGGTTTCCTGAAGGACGTCGACGAGGTGCGCATCGCGATCCTAAATCACCTGCACGAATTTTTAAGTCTGATCGGACCCGATCATCGGGTCGTTTTCCTGCCGAAATTGGCCGATTTCCTGCGGGTGGAAAACTTGTGCAATTGGCGCTTTCAGGAGACGTTCGCCGAGCAATTGACCGAGTGCGTGCCGTTGTTCGCCCCTAAAGATGTCGTCAAACATATCGGGGCCTACGCGCAATCGTTATTGTTGCATAACGTTGCCGCCGTCAGACGGTCTGCTATTTTATTG ATCACCAGGATAGTAAAACACATAATAAAGGACGACATGCTGTTGTCCAACTACATTCTGATGATGTGCCAGCGGTTCGCCTTGTCGAAAAAATGGCGGGCGCGTCAGTCGTTCGCGATGTTCTGCGCCGAGGTGCTGGAGCAACGCGTGATGGAGGTAGATCGGTTCGTCGCGCTGCTCCTCCATCAACTCCTCGATCTCAGCTGGGACCCGGTGGCGAACGTGCGAATGATCGTCGGAGATTGTATCACGAAACATCTGGTCGTGAACG gGCGTTTTTCGCGTGTTATGGTAGCAGTTGGGCCCCAAAATGACCTTTTTATTCGACAGCCTGGCTGTCTTTTGCTCCCAAGTAAGTGCCATCCCCCGAAACCCCTTGTTTCTTATTGGTACCAAAATTTTCGGTTTAAGGTGCTCTTTTTTACTGGGGCATGGATATTTTTCATGAAAAGACTGTTCAAAGACTACGAGGTGAGGCACGTAATGGTGCAGTTAATTTTCAGCATCACCCTCACCCTCTCTTGCACCATGTTCGAGCTAATTATATTTGAGATCTTGGGGTTCTTAGACAGCAG TTCTAGATACTTCTTTTGGTACCTTATGCTGTACTTACTTCTGTTCGTTGTGATAGTACTGAACCCTTTTTATATAGGTTACTACTGCGTCAGCAATATAAGATACG TGAGGGCCGACTATGTAAGGCGCCTCACCATCCTCACATGGCTGATTTTCCTCGGGGTGTTCTGGAAAATTGGCGATCCTTTCCCTATAAACCACCCCAACCAAGGGTTTTTCTCAATTGAATCACTGGTGTCTCGCATTGGGGTTATTGGGGTCACTGTGATGGCCCTACTGTCAGGGTTCGGTGCAGTAAACTACCCTTATTCGTCCATGAAGTATTTTATGAG GGATGTCTCCGAGTCTGACGTCACAAGCATTGAAAAACGACTGATCCAGACCATGGACATGATCGTGATGCGTAAGAAACGTATCGCGATCGCCAAAAAACAACGGGCACACCCCAAAGGGGACCCGGCGGGGGGCAAAAAGGGAATCTGGGACATTTTAGCATCTGTAAGGGGGGATCGCACTAGCGAGA ATATAAACCAGCTTAAGCTGGAAATCGACGGTCTGGAAGAAATGAGCCGCCAACTGTTCCTGGAGGTGCACGAGAACCGAAACATGCTCGAGCGCATCGAATGGTCCAAAACCTGGAAAGGGATCTACTTTAACTTTCTCGGTTACATTTTCTccggttattgtttatggaaaATCTTTATT TGCACGATCAACATCGTCTTCGACAGGGTGGGCAAAAAGGATCCGGTCACCAGAGGGATCGAGATCGCCGTGCACTGGATGGGGTGGGATTTCGACGTCAATTTCTGGTCACAGCAAATTTCCTTTTATTTGGTCGGCTGCATCGTGGTTACCTCCATTAGGGGATTGTTGTTAACCCTCACTAAG tttttcAACCGGATGTCATCGAGCAAAAGCTCCAACGTCATAGTGCTGGTCATGGCCCAGATCATGGGCATGTACTTCGTCTCTTCGGTGCTGTTGTTACGTATGAACATGCCGGTGCAGTACAGGACCATAATAACGCAGGTTTTAG GTGCCCTGCAGTTCAATTTCTACCATCGGTGGTTCGACGTGATTTTCTTGGTGAGCGCGTTGGGCAGCATCGTCACCCTGTATCTCGCCCATAAGCCTCCCGTTAGGGACAACATGATgtga
- the LOC126747611 gene encoding probable glutamine--tRNA ligase, translating to MGADEENIEALKSLGLSEQKAKETLKNAAVTKTLLSIVNEVRGVQLAEGTGTLLYHLGTKIKPQMAHHLPTLVKYIVSKKLDNTLRVDKAIEFALSHINNFDTNLLEQFCGVGVVVTPEQVEKCIEKHLNNFKDELVEKRYRFNSGPLMQKVREELPWADGKAIKNEIDVQILDVLGPKTEADLAPAPKPDKKKTGGKEARAKPVAKKSEEPSQSLTILDVMKKVNFHAPGENYKTDGYIVTENTEKLLREHLKITGGKVRTRFPPEPNGILHIGHAKAININFGYAAANGGICFLRYDDTNPEKEEEKFFTGIYDIVNWLGYKPYKVTHSSDYFDQLYEWAVKLIRKGMAYVCHQTADEMKGFNPEPSPWRDRPVEESLQLFQDMKNGKIDEGAATLRMKVTLEEGKLDPVAYRVRFTPHHRTGDKWCIYPTYDYTHCLCDSIEHITHSLCTKEFQSRRSSYYWLCNALDIYCPVQWEYGRLNVNYTVVSKRKIAKLIEERIVKDWDDPRLFTLTALRRRGFPPEAINNFCAQLGVTGAQSTVDPSMLEAFVRDYLNNVAPRHMVVLEPLRVTIENYPHSKAVRIPVPDFPNKPEGGSHDVTFDRVIWIEKSDFMEVGDKGYRRLTKTQSVGLRHAGYVLEVAEVKTGSSGEVSELICKCVEAEKAKVKPKAFVHWVADPIEVEVRLYSALFKHKNPEDPAEVPNGFISDCDPDSLKVLKSFADKSLRQAKVLETFQFERTGFFAIDPDTKDDKIVVNRTVGLKEDTGK from the exons atGGGGGCAGACGAGGAGAACATTGAGGCCCTAAAAAGTCTCGGGCTCAGCGAGCAAAAGGCCAAAGAAACGTTAAAAAACGCCGCAGTTACCAAAACCTTATTGTCCATCGTAAATGAG GTCAGAGGGGTGCAACTAGCCGAGGGCACCGGCACCCTCCTCTACCACCTGGGAACCAAAATAAAGCCCCAAATGGCCCATCATTTACCCACCCTGGTCAAATATATTGTCTCTAAGAAGCTTGACAACACTTTGAGGGTGGATAAAGCCATAGAGTTCGCCCTCTCGCATATAAACAACTTTGACACCAATCTGTTGGAACAATTTTGCGGGGTTGGGGTGGTTGTCAccccagaacaagtggaaaaaTGCATAGAAAAGCACTTGAACAATTTTAAAGACGAACTGGTTGAGAAGAGATATCGGTTCAATTCTGGGCCTCTAATGCAAAAGGTGAGAGAGGAGCTGCCTTGGGCTGACGGAAAAGCCATAAAAAACGAAATTGATGTGCAAATTTTGGATGTGCTTGGGCCTAAAACAGAAGCCGACCTGGCCCCAGCACCAAAACCCGATAAAAAAAAGACTGGAGGGAAAGAGGCTAGAGCAAAACCTGTGGCAAAGAAATCTGAag AACCAAGCCAGAGCCTCACCATCCTGGATGTGATGAAAAAGGTGAACTTCCATGCCCCCGGCGAAAACTACAAAACCGATGGCTACATTGTCACAGAAAACACTGAAAAACTGTTGCGGGAACATTTGAAAATTACAGGGGGAAAGGTGAGGACCCGGTTCCCACCCGAACCCAACGGAATCCTTCATATTGGGCATGCGAAGGCCATCAATATTAACTTTGGGTATGCGGCAGCCAACGGGGGAATTTGCTTTTTAAGATATGATGACACCAATCCAGAAAAGGAGGAGGAGAAGTTTTTCACAGGGATTTATGACATTGTTAATTGGCTGG gttacAAGCCCTATAAAGTGACCCACTCGTCCGATTATTTCGATCAACTATACGAGTGGGCGGTGAAATTGATCCGGAAAGGGATGGCGTACGTTTGCCATCAAACCGCCGACGAAATGAAGGGGTTCAACCCCGAGCCCTCCCCTTGGAGGGATCGTCCCGTGGAAGAGAGTCTTCAGCTGTTCCAG GACATGAAAAATGGGAAAATCGACGAGGGCGCCGCCACCTTGAGGATGAAAGTCACCCTGGAGGAGGGTAAACTGGACCCGGTGGCTTATAGGGTGCGTTTCACGCCCCACCACCGAACAGGGGATAAGTGGTGCATTTATCCCACGTACGATTACACCCATTGTTTGTGCGACAGTATCGAACATATCACGCATTCGTTGTGCACCAAGGAGTTTCAATCTAG ACGGTCCAGTTACTATTGGCTCTGTAACGCCCTGGACATCTACTGTCCCGTCCAATGGGAGTACGGCAGACTGAACGTCAATTACACGGTAGTTTCCAAGCGGAAAATCGCCAAACTGATCGAGGAACGTATCGTAAAAG ACTGGGACGATCCGAGACTTTTCACGTTGACCGCCCTGAGGCGCAGAGGATTCCCCCCGGAGGCGATCAACAACTTCTGCGCCCAGTTGGGCGTAACCGGGGCGCAGAGCACCGTGGATCCGTCCATGTTGGAGGCGTTCGTCAGGGATTATTTGAATAACGTGGCGCCCAG GCACATGGTGGTTTTGGAGCCCCTGAGGGTCACCATCGAGAACTACCCGCACTCGAAAGCGGTGCGGATTCCTGTGCCCGATTTTCCTAATAAACCGGAAGGGGGTAGCCACGACGTCACTTTCGACCGGGTGATTTGGATCGAAAAGAGCGATTTTATGGAG GTGGGTGATAAGGGCTATAGACGACTCACGAAAACCCAATCGGTGGGCCTGAGACACGCCGGATACGTCTTGGAGGTGGCGGAAGTGAAAACCGGCAGTTCCGGGGAAGTTTCCGAGCTGATCTGCAAATGCGTTGAGGCGGAAAAGGCCAAAGTGAAACCGAAGGCGTTCGTTCATTGGGTTGCCGACCCCATAGAGGTGGAGGTCAGGCTTTATTCGGCTTT GTTCAAGCATAAGAACCCCGAGGATCCCGCGGAGGTTCCCAACGGGTTCATCTCCGATTGCGATCCAGATTCTTTGAAGGTCTTGAAGAGTTTCGCTGATAAGTCGCTGAGGCAGGCCAAGGTCTTGGAGACTTTCCAGTTTGAAAGAACCGGATTTTTTGCCATTGATCCAGACACCAAGGACGACAAG ATCGTAGTCAACAGAACGGTGGGACTTAAAGAAGATACCGGCAAGTGA
- the LOC126747612 gene encoding Golgi pH regulator isoform X2 has translation MTFLFDSLAVFCSQVLFFTGAWIFFMKRLFKDYEVRHVMVQLIFSITLTLSCTMFELIIFEILGFLDSSSRYFFWYLMLYLLLFVVIVLNPFYIGYYCVSNIRYVRADYVRRLTILTWLIFLGVFWKIGDPFPINHPNQGFFSIESLVSRIGVIGVTVMALLSGFGAVNYPYSSMKYFMRDVSESDVTSIEKRLIQTMDMIVMRKKRIAIAKKQRAHPKGDPAGGKKGIWDILASVRGDRTSENINQLKLEIDGLEEMSRQLFLEVHENRNMLERIEWSKTWKGIYFNFLGYIFSGYCLWKIFICTINIVFDRVGKKDPVTRGIEIAVHWMGWDFDVNFWSQQISFYLVGCIVVTSIRGLLLTLTKFFNRMSSSKSSNVIVLVMAQIMGMYFVSSVLLLRMNMPVQYRTIITQVLGALQFNFYHRWFDVIFLVSALGSIVTLYLAHKPPVRDNMM, from the exons ATGACCTTTTTATTCGACAGCCTGGCTGTCTTTTGCTCCCAA GTGCTCTTTTTTACTGGGGCATGGATATTTTTCATGAAAAGACTGTTCAAAGACTACGAGGTGAGGCACGTAATGGTGCAGTTAATTTTCAGCATCACCCTCACCCTCTCTTGCACCATGTTCGAGCTAATTATATTTGAGATCTTGGGGTTCTTAGACAGCAG TTCTAGATACTTCTTTTGGTACCTTATGCTGTACTTACTTCTGTTCGTTGTGATAGTACTGAACCCTTTTTATATAGGTTACTACTGCGTCAGCAATATAAGATACG TGAGGGCCGACTATGTAAGGCGCCTCACCATCCTCACATGGCTGATTTTCCTCGGGGTGTTCTGGAAAATTGGCGATCCTTTCCCTATAAACCACCCCAACCAAGGGTTTTTCTCAATTGAATCACTGGTGTCTCGCATTGGGGTTATTGGGGTCACTGTGATGGCCCTACTGTCAGGGTTCGGTGCAGTAAACTACCCTTATTCGTCCATGAAGTATTTTATGAG GGATGTCTCCGAGTCTGACGTCACAAGCATTGAAAAACGACTGATCCAGACCATGGACATGATCGTGATGCGTAAGAAACGTATCGCGATCGCCAAAAAACAACGGGCACACCCCAAAGGGGACCCGGCGGGGGGCAAAAAGGGAATCTGGGACATTTTAGCATCTGTAAGGGGGGATCGCACTAGCGAGA ATATAAACCAGCTTAAGCTGGAAATCGACGGTCTGGAAGAAATGAGCCGCCAACTGTTCCTGGAGGTGCACGAGAACCGAAACATGCTCGAGCGCATCGAATGGTCCAAAACCTGGAAAGGGATCTACTTTAACTTTCTCGGTTACATTTTCTccggttattgtttatggaaaATCTTTATT TGCACGATCAACATCGTCTTCGACAGGGTGGGCAAAAAGGATCCGGTCACCAGAGGGATCGAGATCGCCGTGCACTGGATGGGGTGGGATTTCGACGTCAATTTCTGGTCACAGCAAATTTCCTTTTATTTGGTCGGCTGCATCGTGGTTACCTCCATTAGGGGATTGTTGTTAACCCTCACTAAG tttttcAACCGGATGTCATCGAGCAAAAGCTCCAACGTCATAGTGCTGGTCATGGCCCAGATCATGGGCATGTACTTCGTCTCTTCGGTGCTGTTGTTACGTATGAACATGCCGGTGCAGTACAGGACCATAATAACGCAGGTTTTAG GTGCCCTGCAGTTCAATTTCTACCATCGGTGGTTCGACGTGATTTTCTTGGTGAGCGCGTTGGGCAGCATCGTCACCCTGTATCTCGCCCATAAGCCTCCCGTTAGGGACAACATGATgtga